A region from the Benincasa hispida cultivar B227 chromosome 12, ASM972705v1, whole genome shotgun sequence genome encodes:
- the LOC120067398 gene encoding extensin-like codes for MSFASDNQNQTMSFENNSPVSSYSFSSVSTSPPPSPRKTSKSSIQIKLMHGGATSTSQQPSQLKPTTTPTKLPSKTTKAIATLPTKTPQPKPKTTPKPKPKTPLKLRKHLSSTAANKLYTKPTPPPFIPNITSVGATYDPIPAYLHNAPSPTMRPPPPPSIQPLATIYLVESGRVKPTARSTHRHILLWSPHTPSGTPPIYFTLELDSPMSRA; via the coding sequence ATGTCGTTTGCATCTGATAATCAGAACCAAACCATGAGCTTCGAAAATAACTCGCCGGTAAGTTCCTACTCCTTCTCATCTGTTTCGACTTCACCTCCTCCAAGCCCTCGAAAAACCTCCAAATCCTCTATCCAAATCAAACTTATGCATGGTGGAGCAACCTCTACCTCTCAGCAGCCATCTCAGTTGAAGCCTACCACAACACCCACAAAACTTCCTTCTAAAACCACCAAAGCCATCGCAACCCTTCCGACCAAGACCCCTCAACCAAAACCCAAAACTACCCCGAAGCCAAAGCCCAAAACACCTTTAAAACTGAGGAAGCATCTATCATCTACGGCTGCCAATAAACTATACACCAAGCCTACCCCACCACCATTCATTCCTAACATAACTTCAGTGGGTGCAACGTATGACCCCATTCCAGCCTACCTTCACAACGCCCCATCACCAACCATGCGTCCACCGCCTCCACCTTCAATCCAACCCTTAGCCACCATCTACCTAGTCGAATCAGGACGCGTCAAGCCAACTGCGCGTTCAACCCATCGTCATATCCTTCTCTGGTCGCCTCATACCCCATCAGGCACCCCACCCATTTACTTCACCTTAGAACTTGACAGTCCTATGTCAAGAGCGTAA
- the LOC120067399 gene encoding uncharacterized protein LOC120067399, whose amino-acid sequence MAVEDQEERTPETTSHSEPSTSNAGKPVVPLNAPFPRRLMKNNDEQQFKRFLELFRQLHINIPLVEALEQMPTYVKFLKDILTKKRRVSECNALVSNNLPKKQKDPGSFTVPCSIGGLDVGHALCDLGASINLMPLSIFKKLGIGEVQPTSVTLQLADRTIKYPEERLKTF is encoded by the coding sequence ATGGCAgtagaagatcaagaagaaagaacgCCTGAGACCACAAGCCATTCAGAACCCAGTACGTCAAACGCGGGAAAACCTGTGGTGCCACTGAATGCACCATTCCCTAGACGTCTAATGAAGAATAATGATGAACAACAATTCAAGCGCTTTCTTGAGCTCTTCAGGCAattgcatatcaacattccaCTTGTAGAGGCCCTAGAGCAAATGCCAACATATGTCAAATTTTTAAAGGACAttttgacaaagaaaagaagagtcaGTGAGTGTAACGCGTTAGTAAGCAACAATCTACCCAAGAAACAAAAGGACCCTGGGAGCTTCACAGTTCCTTGCTCGATCGGAGGGTTGGATGTGGGACATGCGTTGTGCGATTTGGGAGCCAGCATTAATCTCATGCCACTCTCAATCTTTAAGAAACTGGGAATTGGTGAAGTACAACCCACTTCGGTTACTCTTCAGCTCGCTGACAGAACAATTAAGTACCCTGAAGAAAGATTGAAGACATTCTAG